aacacaatatttcggtttatataaatcGCAGTACACCCAaggacaaaaacagaaattcagggataaaaaaaaatgcggGGTGTCGGGAGAAAAATCATCTTTGGAAACTCTTGGTTTATTTTTGACTCTTGGGGTCCATGAAGTTAAATTTAAGACTGATCGACTTCGAACTCGATTTGGGTCCATGAAGTTCATGCTACCAGGACAAATGATGCCATTGAGTTTGATGATACATCATAAAAGTTTGTTTTCTCATCAATAGTTAATATTACATTTACTTCTCTTTTcttccctttcttttttttttttttttgcttacgTCAAACACCACTAAAACTCACAATTTAGAAGTTTTGACTTCGAAGCCGGATGAAAACGTCCAGCCATCCAATTCCGATATTTGTTAATTGAGTTAGAACTTATTGacataaatattacattttcTAATAAAGCAAAAACTTTTCCTCAACCCAAGAACAATCATCGGCTATTAGAAACTACTCGAAACTACGGTAATTTAATAACCTTGGCATTAATTTTGCCcaataaaaattgcaaaaacGCATAGCTTCCTCATATATACAAACACTCTTCAGTGACTGCACACCAAGTCAAAGCTGAAACCGGTTTTCGAAAAACATACAACACCTATTGTAAAAAACTGTTGTATAGAAATATTTATGGCTATGCTCTAGTTGACTATACACCAGTATCCCTTACccccaataaaaaaatatatgaaaaaaaaagaatggaaAAAACTTATACAGAATCTACATGCATCAAAAATTAATCATCAGGGCGTTGAATCTCACCCATCATGATCCGGTTACTCGAGACCTTGAAACCCAGAAGAGAAGGATCTATCTGTTTCcctttctttcctttctttttgCCACCTCGCCCTGCTTGACCACCATCGGTTGATTCTGCCCCAGCTCCACTGATTGGATGTGCATCCGCTTCAGGGAGAACGGGCTTTTTGAGCATATCTATAAATGATGCTTCTGACATAGCACCTTCACTGAAGGATGAAGATCTAAACCGAGCCTCCTTCTTCCCAGCTGCTTGAGCATCAGCCATGTTTGTAGTTGACAAATTTCCAGACGGTTCTCTCCTCCCTACCATCACATCAATCTTATAGTTCACAAACTGCTAAAATGTTAACAGAAAAGGGTAAAACAGGTAATTCAAAAATCGCATACCTTCATTGGATGTGATGTTTAATAAATGGTTCTGATTGGCAGGAGGTACAGATGGTTGGTCTGACTGAACATCTGGGGAGGACAAAACCCGAGATACGTGAGGGCGCTTATGGAAAGCATTATCAAACCCTTTTGTTGAAGGAGGAATCCTGTCACAAAAGACCAACAATCAAAGTCAAGGTTAATAATCCTTTTTTAATGTCAATTTATCAGTTAATGAAGAATGCCAACAAAACTTTTTTCGACAAACTATAGGCTTTTTAAGATTagtctatttttaaaaaattatttgatccACACTAACATAATGTATTATATATAGAAATAGAATTTCAACTGATAGGTCTAAAGCAATTCTTAAACACAATCCAGACAGATAAAAATTGCATGTTcctaaataaaaagaaaaaagcaaaGCATCTTCTAGAATGACTAGATTAGAGTATCTTAGATAACcatttttagttgaaaaaataAGGCGTGCCAAAAACATGTTACCTGTCAATAGACACCTCATCCCCTCGTGAACTATTCAAACCCATCTCACGACCAAAAGAGCCACCATCACCACCTGCAGTCTCGCTCGTTATATTCTAGCATTATATAGAAGCACAAAGAAATGAAGGATAGCAGGTATATGAAGTATTACCAGCACTGCTTAGTGAGCTATGTCTACTGTGGGCAATAGGCATTTCCATTGAAGGCATGGTGCTTTCCACTTGTTCTGACAAGTCTGACATCCCAGGAACAAACTTGCTCATTGTGCCCATAAAATCATGCCTGTGTCCCTTATTGGTATCCAACTCAAGCATGTCTTTTTCCATAGATGATTTGCCAATCTGAAAAGGAATTCTGTAATTGGGATGCAGAGCATCCTTATTCGTAGATAACAGTGATTGGTCTTCAAGTAGTGAACCAGATCTTGACCGAAGAGGCACTCTTTCAGTATTCCCTAGATTGTTGTAATGCTCATTCATATGCATGTTGCTTAAATGATCATGCATTAGAGCATTGGAATTTGCACTTTGAGCCCTCTCTAGAAACGGATCATTCAGATGGGCTTGCTGATCCGGAGGAAGCTCAAAAGGATGAATTAATGTACTAGCCTCAGGAACATGCCAAGATTTATCATGACTTCTTGACGAGAGGGGATGATGCCACTTATCAACAGTTGATGACTGTGCAGATTGAAGACCCAGTTTCTGATGAAGAAGGTCCACAAAACCTCGTCCTGAACTATCTTCATGACCTCCAGCAGATGCAGATATGTTAAGATCTGCCGATGTAATATTATCCCCTAACTCTCTTCTCTGCCTCATAGCTTCAAGATGTTGTAGCTGGACCCGTGGATCAACCCAGTTATTATCCACATGCCCATTGTTCCCAGAGAGGGAGTGGTGACCAAAAAGATCATCAGATGATTGCAGGTTGTGGTGGGAAGACAAAGCACCTAGTTGATCAGTTGGGTGCATGTAGCGACGGCGTTCTAGTAATTCCCTTCCTTGCACAGAAACAGGTGATGACCTCTCAAACATCATAGAACTAGGATCATAGAACCCTCTTTGGTTCTGCTCAAGATGATTCCTCCCCAGGAAATTTAATTGCTCCTCTTGTGCAACAAGCCTCTGCTGTTGTTTGTGGATTTCTGAAACATTAAATCCAGCTGAATGACCCAATTGGTGGTTTGATGGATTTCTTACTAACTGTCCGGTTTCATTGATTGGCCACGACCTGCCAAAATGCCTTTCCCCATCCAACCCTAACTGCTGTCTAAGAGCCAATGACAATTGCTGAGCTTGAAACTGATCTTGAAAACGAAGCTGTTGTTCCGATGGCAATATATTACCATGCCTTGCTTGCAACAAGAGCTCTGACAAATCAGCTTGCCTTCCTTGCGCAGCATTGAGGCCAATATTTGCTTGGATAAACTGTTCCATCGATGGATCAAGGTGTCCTAAAGAATGTGAATTCTGCTGCAAGTCATGTAGATATCTCCTCAATTGTACCTGATCTAACAAGTTATCCCTAGTAGGGTCATGTTTTGATTGTCCAAAATTCGGATCAGATATCTGCTGATGCATTAATTGTTCAAGAAGCAACTGTTGAACTTGAGACTGTTGTTGGGGCTGTAGTTTCAATTGTTGGTGAAGTAGTTGTTGATGGTGCATATCTTGCTGTTGTTGAATCTCAAGCTGGCGTTGAGCTTGCAGTTCGAAAAGACGTTCAAAATCTGACCCAGGATTCTGCATCATTTGCTGGATGCCAGAGTTATTGCTATGAGATGGAGAGAAACCAGGAAATCTATCTAAATCCGTCCCATTAAGATGTGCAGGGAAATGATTAGATATATTAGCCTGCTGCTGAAGTCGTTCCACCTGCTGCTGCTGAAGTCGCTCTGCCTGCTGCTGCTGCTGAAGTCGTTCCGCTTGCTGCTGTTGAAGTCGTTCCGCCTGTTGCTGCTGAAGTCGTTCCGCCTGTTGCTGCCGAAGCCGTTCGGCCTGCTGCTGTTGTTGTTCCTTCTGCAGCTTTTGCAAAATAAGATGGTCTGCCACCTCAAAATTATTGAAGTTTGGTCCCATCCGAGACAAGAACTGATCTTCTAATGAACCAACACGCTGATTAGGATTAAGAGGCCTATTTATCCCATATTCATCAGTCCAAGTATCCCTGAAAGAAGACTGATTAACCATGCCACCCATAGAGCTTTGATCACTAAAAGGACCATCTCTATCAATTAATGGATCAGTAAAATGACCCTGGTCACCCAATCTCAAAGAACTATTGGAGGATTGTGCGCGCCTTAAATGAGAGCCATCTCTGAGTTCAGACATCAATAAACCAAAGGGATGCAACTTATCTGCCTCACTATTATGAGTATCACTCCCTATAACTTCATTTGTGACAGGTTTTCCAATATGATGATGGGAATATGGAGCATTGGCATCCAGAGGCCTCATCAAAGGGTTGTCATTGCTGCTTCCCGCCAATTTCGATAATGTGATACCTAcaaataaacaatataaacatAAAGTAAAAATAACGTACACATAACAAATAAAGACATAGAAGTTAAGGTTTTTTTAATGGCGCAAGTTAAGGTTATTGCATTGTTATTTGTATAGTAACTAGGAGACATTTAATGCATCGTAAATTGAATCTTATTAGCCATATGATACATACAATATTAATACAAATATgtcattttttaagaaaaaatggGTGACATCAGCAAGAATTAATAATGCATCGTAAATTGAATTGTGTGATACAGATAACATCGAtacaaagcaaaataaaaatagataatGAAATGGAAAAACAATAACTTACCCTCGTCATGTGCAACAATATTGCTGAAGCACTGCTCATCAGAGAACTTGATTTCTGGGAGATAACTTTGATTCGGTGTTTGAGACTGAATACCAACACTGGATGTAGCATCAGGACGGGATGAAGACCATGGTTGATCATCACCAAAAGAAGACCCATTATAGTCAAATGTATTTACATCAATTTTTAGGTTCCTTCCAATGGCATCGGATGGTTCTGACTGAATAACCATGTTACTATCAGAACCTAACCCTGTGTTGACTTTCAGTTGAGGCATAATGTCACCAAGCTCTAGAAATGGAGATCCTTCTGGGGCATCAGACAATCGAACAGGCAAGTCAATCCCAAAAAACCCTTGTTCAAACCACAAAATGATGTCAATCCCAAGAAAGGGTCCTTGAATCATCCCTTGAGGGTCCAGATAGCACAAACTCAACTCCTCAGGAGCAGCGACACTTTCAGATGGATATATCTTCTCATTAATTTTCAAGTCATGTTGATTAATGCCTGGACTTTGTCGCAgagatgaaaaatcaaagaGAGAGCGGGAATCATCAGGTAGGATTTTACTAATTTCTGAAGCCATTGACTTGATCGCATCCTGATTAGCATGTTCCTCAAAAGCAGAAAGTTGTCCCTGATGGTAAGCAAAAGCTTCTGATTCAGCAACCTTGTTTCTAGGAATGATTCCCTCCCTAATACTACTACCAGAGCTCTCATCTTTCCAATGCATTCCCATAGTTGGCACATTTTTCTGCTTGCCCTCTTGAAATTTTGCAATTTCTGAAAATGAACCATTGTAAGtatagaaaatgaaattttctttttaactgATTAAAGCACAACATAAATGAAGATTATTTTCACACACCTGCAGCTGCATTTGTCAATGAACCACCAGCAGCTGATGCTGatccaataaaaatttgatCAGATTCATTTAAGATTTCGTTTCCTGATATGACATTTCCTCCACTGCTGATTGAAGGTTGTTTTCCTTCACTTAAAGCACCAGAACCTGAAATAAGCCAAGGGAGACAATCAGGGGAAAAAGGTAGACTATTTCACAGGAACAATTAAAATACATGTCAGATGTATCACCAGAAATATCATCAATTGACCCTCCATCCTTTCCTTTACCGGAGTAGCCTGAGACTTCACTGCTAGTAATTTTTCCCTTCCATATATCTGTAAGGACAGCCTGAAAGAAAGATGCAAAACTGTTAGATCAAGTGGCAAGTGGCAGTTGAAAAATAAAGAACAAAACATTACATCAATGAGGCATAATAAAATTGTTTCTTCATCTTTTATATTCTACATACCTCCTCCTCAGCTGCAGGAGCAACAAATGCTAATGGTTCTACAGAATCAATTTTAGTTATTGGTGATGTATGCTCCACCTCAGATGGCATACTCTCAAAAGTTGGATCTATCTTTTGCTTCCGATATATGTCAAGAAGCTTACCCCTTGGGTAGCAATATGAATCAGCACCAATAGACTTCCCCAGtatagttttattattatcCAAAAGTACAGATCCAACACTAGAGCCTATGGGAGGCTTTCCAATTTGTAGGTTTCCATTGAAATTTGCCCTTCCTCTTCCAGGTGAGAATCGCACGATGGAGCTCTCTGTACGTCCTTTCTCCAGCCCAAATCCAGGTGCGGCACGGTATGTAGCCACACCAGCTGATTGAGCTTCCAAGCGATGCCGTGGCCTCCATTTATCACGAGAATCAGTGTCACGGTCGGAAACTGCACGGTTGCTAGCACCAGTAGATTGTTTTTCTGTGTGGCCATCTTCCTTCTCCACATCATTCCTTTTCTCACTTCGAGAAtccttctctttttcttcaggACCCCATCTTGATGACCACTTATTCTCTCTTCGAGAGTCATGGCCAGAACCCCGGCTATCACTCCAGCGATCAGCAGGCAAGGGTCTATTCTCGGAGGTTGAAGTGTTCTCCACACGACGATCTTCTTTTCTACGATCCCTTCTCCCAGGTAAACTTGGTTCTCTCTCCTCTTCACGCCACTTACGATTGATGTCATCAGGAGCAGTCTTTCTCCAATCTTTCTTGTCCAAGGACCCCTCCAAACGCCAATTATCCTTCAGTATAGGATCATTGGAATTCACCTAAGACAGCAAAATATATTGATATCTATCACTTACCATTGCATTAGACTTCACAACATATAAAAACAACTCGTTCACACTTAAAATCAAGAATACATACATAACCaattttagtatatatatatatatatatatatatataggcaacAGAAACTGCTGAGCTCCATGGGAAACACAAGTGCTCTCTTTTGTCTTGCAATTTCATTTTTGCATTACAAAATTTCTAATATTTGCAAAAATATATAACTTCCACAATGGCTTTTGTTATACTAATAGAGCACCTAATCATCATTAGTAGTTTTGGGAAAATGCTGAGTGTAAGGAATTAAATTGGAAACACATCATTGAAAAATGTAGCATTTgtgtttcaataaaaatatatttttttattgtttaaccAGTGCCCTAAGGGAACTAGTTAGAAGGACCATAATCTTAATAACAATTCcatgattttaaaaaaagctGTATCAAGAAAGACATTCACGTAATTTTGGCAAAATCTTCATGATCAAAGGAATCAGCTGTTAGTCCAGACAGAAAAATATGATGTATTGTCACTGCTATATATTATAACAATGGCATCCCTAAAAATAGtagaaaaaaatactaaatcTTAAACTACAAACAAAACTCAACGAAGGGTAGTGGTCTTAAGAGTTTCTCCCACTTGCTTCATAAAGAAGATGAATGCattatattaaaatcaaaagcaCTAAATAAGCTTAGGAGAACAGCAATGTCATCAATGCCATGTTAAACACTACAATCTCCAGAATGATAAAGAAAAGCAACAGAGAGGACAAACTGACATACTGATTGATTACTTGAAAAGTAAACAAAAACTAATAacgcaaatatataaaataaaaaaaaataaaaaatcaagaaTTTCATACCCCTGCTGGGTTGGCAGTTGGCTTTGCATCAACAGGTTTGGAATAAAGCCACTGTGGTGATAACGGTATGCTGCTGTCAGATGACAATTGCTCTGAGAATAAAACCAGCTTTTGTCAACTAACAGTTCTAAACTTACAATATATGCAAAAATGAGAGAAATACAACACATAAACAAGATACCTTTCGAAACATCGAGTAGTCCTGCAATGCCTTTCTCCCCGTGTCCTCCTGACGCTTCATCTAATACAACCAAAAAGCAAACATTAGCTCTTCTTATTCAAAACATTAGCTCTTCATCTAATTCAAATTagtattcaattaaaaaatatctaaaacaTCGCATGAACAACAGCCGTTTTGATTCTTCATTTTAAACAAAAGATATTACAGATAAATGCTTAATGACAGGATCTACAGTATCCACCACCGATTACACAAcatcaaatcaaaatttaaaaaataaaacgcAAATCAATTCAAACCAACCTCACTcaatattcaaaagaaaaacaaatttccAGATTCAGATTAACAAGAGCAATAGCATACTGAACTTCACTCATTCATCCAcacaaattataaaaacaaaagaaaaagagaaccACACTTCAAATCATACAAGAGCTCACAAATCACACTCACTAAAGCAATAACGAAAACCCTaaaataaacagaaaaaaattaaaccGACATAGATCAACCTTCAATCTAAACTAAAAGTCAacataaaaatttgaataaaaaaaattacacaaacacGAACAAGCATTCAATTAACACAGACACCGAACAAATCACACATCATAAATCACGAATTGAGATTCAAACCGGATCCATAAAAATAGATTAAGTAACAATTACGAATTGAATTAACAAAACAATGAAAAACGAACgaattagcaacaaaaaaaaaaccctaaaaacaatTGAATTCGGGAAAATATTGTTAACAATAGTTATGGATCGAATGAATTGACCTTTGAGAGAAGAGTGCGAATCGGAAAGTTTGGAAGAGAAGAGATCGTCGGGGAGATTCATTTTTGCGTCGTTCATCGCCATGGAAGTTCGAGATTGGTGGAATTAGATCGGAAAACGAAACGGATTCGATTGAAGAATGCGAATgcgaagatgaagatgaaagtTCGTTGGGAGAGatttcagagagagagagatttcagagagagagagggtaGGGTTTGAAGATTGCAGGGTATAAGATGATAGATAGAAGAAGAGGAGACTCAGAAGAAGAGAGAGAGGGTTTGGGGTGTTAACAAACATAAGGAACAACCACGAGAGACACTGTGATATattgttgcttttttttttaattaaattatgtaaattaaaaaacaaaaattgttgatcatgttaatttcatttttatccaaaaaaaatatattgttgatTTCATTTCTTGAGtcaaaaatgttattttcattttttttagtcaaagaaatggtattttcatttttacaaaggcTTGGACGTGGATAGTGTAAATTTATTTACCGctttaattttcataatttttaaattattctaaATGCTTTTAATTTTGAGTTTAAAGACTATGTACagtcagtgtaaattaattttatactgacaaccaataaaatgaaatattttttcatatcatattaaaaaaagagtttaattgatatgcattgacggtgtaaaatagttttacacgatcggcCAATAAGtaaccatcattttgccatgtcatgtcaagaaagtgggatGAAGTGGAGTggtgtggcggaaaacatggttggtattggttgacagtgtaaaactattttacaccgtcggtgcatatcaattaaatccttaaaaaaatagGGTGATGTGACAGAAAACATGATTGATATTAGTTGTAGTGTAAAATACATTGTCagtgcatattcttttttctccttaatttttaaattattctaaatgtttttaaattattataaaacaaCTTTCTCTCTACAAAAATTCTTTCTCCCTTCTCTCTATAACAATTGGCTTATCACGCTTCAATCCAAATTAGTCATCATGATGTATTAGTGGAGCATGGAGGAGCCAGAATTCGAATTTGAACTCAACACAACATTTGACGTAttaatttcgacatttttacTAGAtgagttaaaatttataaatatcaacacattattattattattagagtttaattgttgtgcaccgttggtgtaatttttttttacacatacatccaatgacgttttgccacatcatttaatgaatgtgacacattatgtgtttttaatgaccattgtttgtatattattagacgcatgtgcaaaatatctttacaccgacggtacatataaattaaattgttattGATTGTcagtataaaattaatttaaactcACTAAACCACACTTTCTTAATATAATGTGAAAAAATACTAC
This genomic interval from Trifolium pratense cultivar HEN17-A07 linkage group LG6, ARS_RC_1.1, whole genome shotgun sequence contains the following:
- the LOC123891435 gene encoding uncharacterized protein LOC123891435; this translates as MAMNDAKMNLPDDLFSSKLSDSHSSLKDEASGGHGEKGIAGLLDVSKEQLSSDSSIPLSPQWLYSKPVDAKPTANPAGVNSNDPILKDNWRLEGSLDKKDWRKTAPDDINRKWREEEREPSLPGRRDRRKEDRRVENTSTSENRPLPADRWSDSRGSGHDSRRENKWSSRWGPEEKEKDSRSEKRNDVEKEDGHTEKQSTGASNRAVSDRDTDSRDKWRPRHRLEAQSAGVATYRAAPGFGLEKGRTESSIVRFSPGRGRANFNGNLQIGKPPIGSSVGSVLLDNNKTILGKSIGADSYCYPRGKLLDIYRKQKIDPTFESMPSEVEHTSPITKIDSVEPLAFVAPAAEEEAVLTDIWKGKITSSEVSGYSGKGKDGGSIDDISGSGALSEGKQPSISSGGNVISGNEILNESDQIFIGSASAAGGSLTNAAAEIAKFQEGKQKNVPTMGMHWKDESSGSSIREGIIPRNKVAESEAFAYHQGQLSAFEEHANQDAIKSMASEISKILPDDSRSLFDFSSLRQSPGINQHDLKINEKIYPSESVAAPEELSLCYLDPQGMIQGPFLGIDIILWFEQGFFGIDLPVRLSDAPEGSPFLELGDIMPQLKVNTGLGSDSNMVIQSEPSDAIGRNLKIDVNTFDYNGSSFGDDQPWSSSRPDATSSVGIQSQTPNQSYLPEIKFSDEQCFSNIVAHDEGITLSKLAGSSNDNPLMRPLDANAPYSHHHIGKPVTNEVIGSDTHNSEADKLHPFGLLMSELRDGSHLRRAQSSNSSLRLGDQGHFTDPLIDRDGPFSDQSSMGGMVNQSSFRDTWTDEYGINRPLNPNQRVGSLEDQFLSRMGPNFNNFEVADHLILQKLQKEQQQQQAERLRQQQAERLQQQQAERLQQQQAERLQQQQQAERLQQQQVERLQQQANISNHFPAHLNGTDLDRFPGFSPSHSNNSGIQQMMQNPGSDFERLFELQAQRQLEIQQQQDMHHQQLLHQQLKLQPQQQSQVQQLLLEQLMHQQISDPNFGQSKHDPTRDNLLDQVQLRRYLHDLQQNSHSLGHLDPSMEQFIQANIGLNAAQGRQADLSELLLQARHGNILPSEQQLRFQDQFQAQQLSLALRQQLGLDGERHFGRSWPINETGQLVRNPSNHQLGHSAGFNVSEIHKQQQRLVAQEEQLNFLGRNHLEQNQRGFYDPSSMMFERSSPVSVQGRELLERRRYMHPTDQLGALSSHHNLQSSDDLFGHHSLSGNNGHVDNNWVDPRVQLQHLEAMRQRRELGDNITSADLNISASAGGHEDSSGRGFVDLLHQKLGLQSAQSSTVDKWHHPLSSRSHDKSWHVPEASTLIHPFELPPDQQAHLNDPFLERAQSANSNALMHDHLSNMHMNEHYNNLGNTERVPLRSRSGSLLEDQSLLSTNKDALHPNYRIPFQIGKSSMEKDMLELDTNKGHRHDFMGTMSKFVPGMSDLSEQVESTMPSMEMPIAHSRHSSLSSAGGDGGSFGREMGLNSSRGDEVSIDRIPPSTKGFDNAFHKRPHVSRVLSSPDVQSDQPSVPPANQNHLLNITSNEGRREPSGNLSTTNMADAQAAGKKEARFRSSSFSEGAMSEASFIDMLKKPVLPEADAHPISGAGAESTDGGQAGRGGKKKGKKGKQIDPSLLGFKVSSNRIMMGEIQRPDD